A window of Kiritimatiellia bacterium contains these coding sequences:
- a CDS encoding glycosyltransferase family 4 protein, with the protein MRIVLADQYYPHHSRRSGYGALAAYVPARALRADLVPWGRAAEGSRRWWISRKLFDARVFLAALRADVLHLLYFENHLRALPRLLRRLRPRLRLVGTLHQPVEAEDPIRGWARLRLLDDIITLTSGQAEEIRARLPAARVHFIPHGFVPRPETGTAGAWRTEPALQAVTVGANYRDWDALKQIMALAAARRADWRFHLVGLPETQKALFRSLPNAVVHPRLAEDAYFDLLDRCRALLLPMVFATANNALLEAHAAGLPAVCSALPGVADYATSTTRTFTTPEEAVALLGAAADAPPPAHEETRKRTAAEGQRFSWAALAPRILQVYRTEDESRRR; encoded by the coding sequence ATGCGCATCGTATTGGCAGACCAGTACTATCCCCACCATAGCCGCCGGAGCGGGTACGGGGCGCTGGCAGCCTACGTTCCCGCGCGCGCGCTCCGGGCCGACCTCGTGCCCTGGGGGCGCGCCGCGGAAGGTTCACGCCGCTGGTGGATCAGCCGGAAACTGTTCGACGCCCGCGTGTTCCTGGCCGCCCTGCGCGCGGACGTGCTGCACCTGCTGTACTTCGAAAACCATCTCCGGGCGCTGCCCCGGCTGCTGCGGCGGCTCCGGCCGCGGCTGCGCCTGGTGGGCACGCTGCACCAGCCGGTGGAAGCGGAAGATCCCATCCGGGGCTGGGCGCGGCTTCGCCTCCTGGACGACATCATCACGCTCACGTCGGGCCAGGCGGAGGAAATCCGCGCGCGGCTGCCGGCCGCGCGCGTGCATTTCATCCCGCACGGCTTCGTGCCGCGTCCCGAGACCGGGACCGCGGGCGCGTGGCGAACGGAGCCGGCCCTCCAGGCGGTGACGGTGGGCGCCAACTACCGGGACTGGGACGCGCTGAAACAAATCATGGCCCTGGCCGCCGCTCGACGCGCCGACTGGCGTTTTCACCTGGTCGGCCTGCCGGAAACACAAAAGGCCTTGTTCCGTTCCCTGCCCAACGCCGTGGTCCACCCCCGGCTGGCGGAGGACGCGTACTTCGACCTGCTGGACCGCTGCCGCGCCCTGCTGTTGCCGATGGTGTTCGCCACCGCGAACAACGCCCTGCTGGAAGCCCATGCCGCCGGCCTGCCGGCCGTCTGCTCCGCCCTGCCCGGCGTCGCGGATTACGCGACGTCCACCACGCGCACGTTCACCACGCCGGAGGAGGCTGTCGCCCTGCTGGGCGCGGCGGCGGACGCGCCGCCGCCGGCGCACGAGGAAACAAGGAAGCGCACGGCCGCCGAAGGCCAACGGTTTTCCTGGGCAGCCCTCGCGCCGCGGATCCTGCAGGTTTACCGGACGGAGGACGAGAGCCGGCGACGGTAG